TGTTTATGCCCCTCCAGTGGGAAGAGCACATTATCGAAGAACGCAAGAATGGAGCCATGAGGTACCGTGACCCATGGCGCTCATGGATCACTGCGCCAACCAGAGAAGAGCTCATGGCTCGTAACGCGGCCTTGGACGACCAAGCTAGGGCTGCACTCCGGGAGGCAAATAGCATCATTATTACTTACGGCCTGAGCGAGGTTTGGGAATCTTACGGATTGACGAATCTCATCCTCAATCGCGTTCCAATTGAGGCTGACCCGCGAGACATCGGAGTACGGTGGGCTTCCCGCTTCGCCACTTCAGAGGAAGTCCAGCGAAGTACTGCAAGCATCATTGACTGCATCCGCCAGCACGTCAGCGCCGATATTCCTATCATATTTACGCTCTCGCCGGTGCCACTCAAATACACGTCGTCCCCCTACAGTGTTGAGGAGGCCACGACTCTCTCCAAGGCTATTCTCGCGGTCGGTATGCGGGACGTGATCGAACGTGCGCCGCACGTCCATTACTTCCGGTCCTATGAGCTGATCAGCCGGTATGACCTTCAGGAGCAGAATGTATGGCAACCGGACCGTCGGCACGTCACTGCATCAGCGATAGACCGGGTTGCACGCGAATTTTTACGGACTTGTGGTTACTTACCTGACGAAGTAGACCAGTTCAACGAGCCCCACTTCTGGGTTCCTCTGGTGGGTCTTAACGGTAAGGTTGTTGGTCGGTCCTACGCCAGTTAACCAAATTGCTGTCATGCCACAAAGATCAATGCAAGGACGTAATGGTGCTGTATTGCGACCGATACAACCCCTGGAATACTTCGAGTTGAAGAGAATGACGTACATGGGCATAGGTGGTCCGGCCCGTTGGCTGTTCGATGTGACTAGCCTTGCGGAAATGAAAGATGTACTTCACTTCGCTAGACATCACGGTCCAATCATGATTCTCGGTGCGGGAAGCAACACGCTGTACTCTGATAGCGGATACCAAGGTGTCGTAATGCGCCTCGCACAGGGAAGATTTAGCTTCGTGGGTGATCGGACCGTGATTGCTGAAGCAGGAGTAAGTTTGCCTCAGCTATCACGGTCGGCAAGGGCCATGAACCTCAGTGGCTTAGAGTGGGCTGAAGGAATTCCTGGGAGGGTCGGGGGGGCTGTGACGATGAACGCCGGGGCCTTCTCCGGAGACATGTCACAAGTCGTGCACGAAGTCACCGTCTTGGACGCCGACGGGCGGCTACACACGCTAACCTGTGACGAACTATGCTTCAGGTACCGGGGAAGTAGCCTACTGGGCAG
The Deinococcus multiflagellatus genome window above contains:
- a CDS encoding GSCFA domain-containing protein, which produces MRLQPWFTDGWETQETITSKPFNEPIRFRSVVALGSCFARNIARWLDHHGVRNHYDLWDTLYNPFAIEGEFTRLFMPLQWEEHIIEERKNGAMRYRDPWRSWITAPTREELMARNAALDDQARAALREANSIIITYGLSEVWESYGLTNLILNRVPIEADPRDIGVRWASRFATSEEVQRSTASIIDCIRQHVSADIPIIFTLSPVPLKYTSSPYSVEEATTLSKAILAVGMRDVIERAPHVHYFRSYELISRYDLQEQNVWQPDRRHVTASAIDRVAREFLRTCGYLPDEVDQFNEPHFWVPLVGLNGKVVGRSYAS
- the murB gene encoding UDP-N-acetylmuramate dehydrogenase, translating into MQGRNGAVLRPIQPLEYFELKRMTYMGIGGPARWLFDVTSLAEMKDVLHFARHHGPIMILGAGSNTLYSDSGYQGVVMRLAQGRFSFVGDRTVIAEAGVSLPQLSRSARAMNLSGLEWAEGIPGRVGGAVTMNAGAFSGDMSQVVHEVTVLDADGRLHTLTCDELCFRYRGSSLLGSGLIVISATLCLKPGDPDAIRSEMARYRDYRLLTQPVGRTLGSTFKGVVTDQGIRSAGWYIEQAGLKGYRIGDAQFSDRHANFIMNLGRATSADVQGLTETALLRVEQASGVRLEYEIQIVEPDTGFNHSSPVQAS